In the genome of Streptococcus oralis, one region contains:
- the rpsA gene encoding 30S ribosomal protein S1, which produces MNEFEDLLNSVSQVEPGDVVSAEVLTVDATQANVAISGTGVEGVLTLRELTNDRDADINDFVKVGEVLDVLVLRQVVGKDTDTVTYLVSKKRLEARKAWDKLVGREEEVVTVKGTRAVKGGLSVEFEGVRGFIPASMLDTRFVRNTERFVGQEFDAKIKEVDPKENRFILSRREVVEAATAAARAEVFGKLAVGDVVTGKVARITSFGAFIDLGGVDGLVHLTELSHERNVSPKSVVTVGEEIEVKILDLNEEEGRVSLSLKATTPGPWDGVEQKLAKGDVVEGTVKRLTDFGAFVEVLPGIDGLVHVSQISHKRIENPKEALTVGQEVTVKVLDVNADAERVSLSIKALEERPAQEEGQKEEKRAARPRRPKRQEKRDFELPETQTGFSMADLFGDIEL; this is translated from the coding sequence ATGAATGAATTTGAAGATTTGCTAAATAGCGTTAGCCAAGTTGAGCCTGGTGATGTTGTTAGTGCTGAAGTATTGACAGTTGATGCGACTCAAGCTAACGTTGCAATCTCTGGAACTGGTGTTGAAGGTGTCTTGACTCTTCGCGAATTGACAAACGATCGCGATGCAGATATCAATGACTTTGTGAAAGTAGGAGAAGTATTGGATGTTCTTGTACTTCGTCAAGTAGTTGGTAAAGATACTGATACAGTTACATACCTTGTATCTAAAAAACGCCTTGAAGCTCGCAAAGCATGGGACAAACTTGTAGGACGCGAAGAAGAAGTTGTTACTGTTAAAGGAACTCGTGCCGTTAAAGGTGGACTTTCAGTAGAATTTGAAGGTGTTCGTGGATTCATCCCAGCTTCAATGTTGGATACTCGTTTCGTACGTAACACTGAGCGTTTCGTAGGTCAAGAATTTGATGCTAAAATCAAAGAAGTTGATCCTAAAGAAAACCGCTTCATCCTTTCACGTCGTGAAGTTGTTGAAGCAGCAACTGCAGCAGCTCGTGCTGAAGTATTCGGTAAATTGGCTGTTGGTGATGTCGTAACTGGTAAAGTTGCTCGTATCACTAGCTTTGGTGCTTTCATCGACCTTGGTGGTGTTGATGGATTGGTTCACTTGACTGAATTGTCACATGAACGTAACGTATCACCTAAATCAGTTGTAACTGTTGGTGAAGAAATCGAAGTGAAGATCCTTGATCTTAACGAAGAAGAAGGACGTGTGTCACTTTCACTTAAAGCAACAACACCTGGACCATGGGATGGCGTTGAGCAAAAATTGGCTAAAGGTGATGTAGTAGAAGGAACAGTTAAACGTTTGACTGACTTCGGTGCATTTGTTGAAGTGTTGCCAGGTATCGATGGACTTGTTCACGTATCACAAATTTCACACAAACGTATCGAAAATCCAAAAGAAGCTCTTACTGTTGGTCAAGAAGTTACTGTTAAAGTCCTTGATGTTAACGCTGACGCAGAACGCGTATCACTTTCTATCAAAGCTCTTGAAGAACGTCCAGCTCAAGAAGAAGGACAAAAAGAAGAAAAACGCGCTGCTCGTCCACGTCGTCCAAAACGTCAAGAAAAACGTGATTTCGAACTTCCAGAAACACAAACAGGATTCTCAATGGCTGACTTGTTCGGTGATATCGAACTTTAA
- a CDS encoding GAF domain-containing protein, with amino-acid sequence MLDSEKQSQYQLLNEELSYLLEGESNVLANLSNASALLKSRFPNTVFAGFYLFDGSELVLGPFQGGVSCIRIPLGKGVCGEAAEFQETVLVGDVSTYPNYISCDSKAKSEIVVPMLKNGRLLGVLDLDSSLIEDYNAIDRDYLEQFVAILLEKTEWDFTMFEEKA; translated from the coding sequence ATGTTAGATTCAGAAAAACAATCACAATATCAATTGTTAAACGAGGAACTCTCTTATTTACTAGAGGGTGAGAGCAACGTTCTTGCCAATCTTTCGAATGCTAGTGCCCTCCTAAAATCTCGCTTTCCGAATACTGTATTTGCAGGTTTTTATCTGTTTGATGGTAGCGAGTTGGTTTTAGGGCCTTTTCAGGGTGGTGTTTCTTGCATTCGCATCCCACTTGGAAAAGGTGTGTGTGGAGAAGCTGCTGAGTTTCAAGAGACTGTTTTAGTAGGGGACGTGAGCACCTATCCAAACTACATTTCTTGCGATAGTAAGGCCAAGAGTGAAATCGTAGTTCCCATGCTCAAGAATGGTCGATTGCTAGGTGTCTTAGACTTGGACTCTTCTCTTATTGAGGATTATAATGCCATTGACCGCGATTACTTGGAACAATTTGTCGCTATTTTGCTTGAGAAGACAGAATGGGACTTTACGATGTTTGAGGAGAAAGCCTAA